GCTGCAGAACCTTCCCTCTACAGGATTCATAACCCCACACTTCGAACAGGAGCGTTCTTGACGTACAACTGTTGTCCCTGAATCAAAACTCATCCCTCGGGTCATACGGTTTACCATATCCATAGCCGGACCAGCGAATCCCATTCCAAGCCCAAGTCCCATCCCAGTGTTCATCATACCTACACCAAGATTGCCAGGATTGCCGGCTGCTTTCTCCATCGTGTTAAAGCCCCGCTCTTGCTGGTAATTGAAACCGATAATATCCATTTCTGCTTTTTTAGCTAAAGCTTCCTTTAATCGAATCGTTGCCGGATCATCATCAGGAATATTGATCGAATCAATATAGAAGTTATTCAGCTCAAGACCATTATCCAGAAAAGTCGATGCTAACCGCCCCTGGATATGCTTTGAGATCTCTGCAACATAAGCATTAATCTCCAGAATACTGATTTGCTTATGTACAAGGTAGGATGAGATCAGTTCATTAATATTCGACATAAGCAAGCCGCGGAAATAATTAACCAGTGTATCGTGATCAAACTGAGGAAGCGTTCCAACGAGCTGCAATAAAAATTTACGTGGATTATCGACCTTTACACCAAACTGTCCGAAGGAACGAACAGAAATCATAATTTTATATTTAGGATCTTGGAGTTGTAAAGGTGCGCTTGTTCCCCATTTAACATTCATCGAGTTAGTCTTGTTCACATACCATACTTCTGCTGTAAATGGTGACTTCCCGCCGAAAGGGAGATTAACGATACTAGATAAAATAGGTATATTGGCGGTGCTTAGGGTATGTCTTCCTGCCGAAAAGGAATCAAGCGCCTGTCCTCCTTTGAACAGGATCGCTTCCTGAGATTCATTAACGATTAGCTGAGTCCATGTTCCTAGCTCTTGGTTAGGATATTTCCATGCGAAAATCCCTGGAGGACCGTCGTACTTCACCACTTCTATAATTGCCATCTGCTATTCCTTCTTTCATCATCTATGATATACGAATAACGTATGTGTTCCCGGTTGGGAATAAGTGTATTTCGATATTTATTGTATACGATATATATCGTGTTTTGGGTTCTTTTCTTGAAAAAAAATGCTCTGTACGGAAATAAAAAAAAACGCCACTTGTGTCTTCCTTTACAGGAGAACACAAGTCGCGCTTTGTAATCAGCTAAATATTAATAGTAACTACTACTCTCTACGAACTCGAATTCGAACTCACCAATACGGACAATAGTCCCCTCTACAGCTCCACGTTTACGAAGCTCTGCATCTACACCCATATGCCGCAAAGTCCGGGCGAGCTTTAGAATCGCATCATGTGTGCTAAGCTGCATACGTTTCAACATTTTCTCGATACGAGGGCTGTTGACCACATATGTTTCATTATCACGTGTAATCGTGAATGAGTTATCATCTTCCGCTTCTAGCTTATAAACCTTACGTTCAGTTGTACCTGATACGTCTTCAACTACCGGTGCCACCGGAATACTATCAAGAATATCCGTTGCACGATATAACAGTTCCTGAACACCCTGACG
This Paenibacillus sp. FSL R5-0345 DNA region includes the following protein-coding sequences:
- a CDS encoding SPFH domain-containing protein is translated as MAIIEVVKYDGPPGIFAWKYPNQELGTWTQLIVNESQEAILFKGGQALDSFSAGRHTLSTANIPILSSIVNLPFGGKSPFTAEVWYVNKTNSMNVKWGTSAPLQLQDPKYKIMISVRSFGQFGVKVDNPRKFLLQLVGTLPQFDHDTLVNYFRGLLMSNINELISSYLVHKQISILEINAYVAEISKHIQGRLASTFLDNGLELNNFYIDSINIPDDDPATIRLKEALAKKAEMDIIGFNYQQERGFNTMEKAAGNPGNLGVGMMNTGMGLGLGMGFAGPAMDMVNRMTRGMSFDSGTTVVRQERSCSKCGVMNPVEGRFCSGCGHALESIQQSTPSGNKINCLECGHELKPGAKFCPGCGNPYRACPTCGADNPEGASSCVSCGKEMPKACGKCGEMVSPGVKFCPHCGDSLVIKCGGCGHELKPGQKFCAECGTKAG